GCAAGAtgaggccggtgaggaggtatGAGAATAGGACGATTTTTGGAAACGTGGAGGCCAAGGTTTcggggacggtggtgaaGTTGTTTGCTAGGCCGCCTGGTATTTTTTCCCCCTTTGATCCTCGAAGTTGCGGTGATGCTgacgagaaaaaaaaaacagggTTCGGTCTGAGAGTCCAGCACCGCATTTTCGAAATCTGCCGCGCGGCGGGTATTTATGATCTGTCGGCTCGCGTCCCCCGGTCTCGCAACCCGATGAACACGGTCAAAGCCACGTTTGAGGCGCTGTTTAACCAAAAGGACCCCGAGGAGATCGCCatgggacgggggaggaagctggtggATGTGAGAAAGGTGTATTATGGCGGTGCTACTCAGTAAATCTTGAAACAAAACTTCTCCTGTGCATATAAAAGAACTTtagagggggggggtggtagTGTGTAAGAAAAGGATGGTAGACATTGTACAATTGTATAAAAACATGTTTGATTCAAGTAAAGGAAATGTaaaaggaaggggggtgtgaAGCGGTTGTTGTATTGGGTATCATATCTTTTGCTTTCCTTGCTCACATCTTTCCTCCTGTGATTTGTTATGTCTATATGACTTTTctcactcatcatcatcatcttcataGTGATCCCCctcctgttgttgttgttgttgttgttgttgttgctgatcaccctcaccgccccAGCCCATCTCCTGCTGCAGAACAATGCTGTAGACACTTGCTTTTAGGAGGGTGAACACCAACGAGGTCTTGCGCTCGAGCTCGCGGAGGCCGTCAAGGATTTCGACTGTGGGGTTGGAGGCTAGggtgtcgaggagggaggcgagctgtggggtggagaggggtgTTAGAttttgacgatgatgatggtgaaaggGAAACgaaaggagggaagggacAAACCTTTTTCATGTTATCTGCCAACCGCTCATATTCCTCGAGGACTTCTTGCTCTGTTGGGGTGAGTTCTGGGGGGGAGCCGGGGTGGAGGGCGGAGGTGGGGCGGGGGATGTCCATTCTGCTTGCTTCGTAATTTCTGGGTTGGGTAGGTATGTGGTTGTGAAGGTGAAGGCAAGTGGTGAGTAGTGAGAATATTGTCGTGAGTTGATGAGATATGGCGGTCGTAATAATTGAGAATGAGAGAAGTGACGCGCGTGGGGTCAAGCTTGAGAGGTGTAAGGTGAAGTTGGTGTAATTAAGTGGGGCGAGAGGTGTGTTCAATACGGTTATTTACAGCTTTACGTGGGATGGGGCGTATATTAAGTTGTTtcagggggtttgttgacCATGTCTTTTCACCTTGACTTCCATCAAGATGGTGTTAAAGAGACCGGTTTAGAATCATTGAGCTGAGTTCATAAGTAAGAAACCGCCCTCTGTCAAAGAAGAGCGATACACCGCCCGGATCCGAGGGCGATGAAAATGCGACAAACAAAACCCAAACACAAAAGAAAGCCTATCCACCATATAGtcttccaaatccaaccTCCGTCGGACGATGTCATTTCTTCTTCATATCCTTCCCCTTACTCTTATCACCGCCACCCTTCTtgttcccaccaccacccttccccttggTGCCATCCTTAAGCGGATCACTCCACGTCTCATCACTTCCCCAAGCTGTCATGCTGGCCCCTTGGCTAGAGTAATACGCCGCGTCCGCAGCCGTGAAGgcgtcgtcttcttctcctctgctGTTGTTCTTATTGCCGAATGACATCTTTTATACTTTTGCCTGCTGTCGGAGGCGGCGTTGTTGACGATTCGCCTCTCAAAACTAAACCGATTGTGAGCTGGTGATATAACAACATTGTAAATGGGTAAGTAAAAGTGTTTGCTTGTATATATCTTGCAACAAGATCATGGACAGAACAAAGAGCCGGGCTGCCAACCTTTTCTCTCCTTCTGATAAGAAGCCAAAATCCCACAGTGGCCTTCCCTCCTGCCAGAATATTTTGGTCAATTTGAGGCTACCTACGCCCAGCTAGCAAGACTCGCCATTCGCGCTATTAggtcaaaagaaaaaaaaatagtagACGAGCGCTGACTGCGAGCTTGTGAAGCCAGGCTAATAGATCCTCTAGCGTTGCAAATATCTCACCATTTCCCCCTCACTTGTATACCATTCAACCCCTCatcagccaccaccagccgctTGGTGATACCCTCAGTCCTCTACAAAAACCGGTGATGACATACCCCCGTGGTTCTTTCCCATGGTGTCCCTCCCAGAACCCGGAGTACTCTCCGTCACCATCGCAGCCAGTCAAACAGAGTCCTTGCTTGTGTCACGAGCTTGTCCAAGGAGTGCTAACCCTCGAGATAAGCGTCGGTGATGTGTGTGTCGGCAATGAGTTTCCTCCCCTGTACTCGGAAATTGCAACAGTTGATGGCTTGCAAGAAAAGCGATGGGAATGCTCCGGAGGCTAAGAGAAAagttgctgttgaagagaaTAGACCGCGAGGTGAGAGGATGGACAGCCCGGCATAGTCGGGAGCCTCAGCTGAAAGGGCATGCACTTGTACAACTCTAGATGGGACGCATGACCTGCCTCCCGAACGCCATTGATGTATCAGAATCACCTGACAGCCATATTCCTGGCATGGCTCTTCGGGAACTGGCGATTAGTGATCCATGCCATTTTCTTTCCCAGGAATCTTCCGGGCGCATTGCAAACATCCATGGTCGCAAAGCCGTTTACGGTATTCCCTGTCTAAGGAACTTGCAGCTGAGACACACCACTCGGGCTTCAAGAGACACCAGACCGATCAAAAAACATTTACCCAAAACGGGGCAAAACTTGCGTGTATATGCGTCAGTAGAAAAGTAGCTTCAATTCGCCAAGAGAGCCTTGAACAGCCCTCGAAATACCTAACCAGATTGCTCTGCTGCCTATGAGATCGAACAGTGGGTCCAATGATTCGGCTAATGCTGATGCTTGTTTATCCCAGGTAACCAGTTCGTAGCTTCGCCCTTCCATACCGGACGTCAGCTATCCCTGTGGTCTATGTCTGACCCAAGACGCGCTGAAGTGTCGTTTCGTCACCGG
The window above is part of the Podospora bellae-mahoneyi strain CBS 112042 chromosome 3, whole genome shotgun sequence genome. Proteins encoded here:
- a CDS encoding hypothetical protein (BUSCO:EOG09265RGI; EggNog:ENOG503P6Z3; COG:S) — encoded protein: MDIPRPTSALHPGSPPELTPTEQEVLEEYERLADNMKKLASLLDTLASNPTVEILDGLRELERKTSLVFTLLKASVYSIVLQQEMGWGGEGDQQQQQQQQQQQEGDHYEDDDDE